Proteins found in one candidate division WOR-3 bacterium genomic segment:
- a CDS encoding AAA family ATPase, with translation MKEKDFKHEEQDDFLYLLKKAESLDSYRREVFEKFIKNLPEYSPQDLYNLLEKEGYRGQKDARKMVCVAVYRHLRRIKMIYVHKIPPESLPEKVNYIFMGPTGCGKTYIMELLFGKILKIPYVIIDITKYSETGYVGENVINIPYKLIEAARGNKYLAQIGAIIIDEFDKIAGSTSNLRFAGAGTQKDVSGYGVQRELLKLLEHGISEYGEDHSVEGKINTRDILFVAIGAFSGFSKEFLEKDIGFLKEIDESGNVIAYKLKGEEEDVYNFFKYGFLPELIARFQRIIPFEPLDRETLKEILDLKIEKLRNEFKLEGFELVLKERLKDFIVDRALEKGVGARGIESVLLKELEKVAFDIFGKNKKGKVIIDSVKENIKTKIIYKKGE, from the coding sequence ATGAAAGAAAAGGATTTCAAACATGAGGAACAGGATGACTTCTTATATTTATTAAAAAAAGCAGAGTCACTTGATTCTTACAGAAGGGAAGTTTTTGAAAAATTTATAAAAAATCTTCCAGAATATTCTCCTCAGGATCTTTATAATCTTTTAGAAAAGGAAGGGTACAGGGGTCAAAAAGATGCAAGAAAGATGGTTTGTGTAGCAGTTTATAGGCATTTAAGAAGAATAAAGATGATTTATGTTCATAAAATTCCTCCTGAGAGTTTGCCAGAAAAAGTAAATTACATTTTTATGGGACCAACAGGTTGTGGAAAAACTTATATAATGGAACTTCTTTTCGGTAAAATTTTAAAAATACCCTATGTGATAATTGATATAACAAAATACAGTGAAACAGGTTATGTGGGTGAAAATGTTATAAATATTCCATACAAATTGATTGAAGCAGCAAGAGGAAACAAATATTTAGCACAGATTGGAGCAATTATTATTGATGAATTTGATAAAATAGCAGGCTCTACAAGTAATTTAAGGTTTGCAGGGGCAGGAACACAAAAGGATGTTTCAGGTTATGGAGTCCAGAGAGAACTATTAAAACTTTTAGAGCATGGAATTTCTGAATACGGTGAAGACCACTCTGTTGAAGGAAAAATAAATACAAGGGATATCTTATTTGTAGCAATTGGTGCTTTCAGTGGTTTTTCAAAAGAATTTTTGGAGAAGGATATTGGTTTTTTAAAGGAAATTGATGAAAGTGGTAATGTTATTGCCTATAAACTGAAAGGAGAAGAAGAGGATGTTTATAACTTCTTCAAATATGGTTTTTTACCTGAACTTATTGCAAGATTTCAGAGAATTATCCCTTTTGAACCTCTTGATAGAGAAACACTTAAAGAAATTTTAGATTTAAAAATAGAGAAATTAAGAAATGAATTTAAGCTTGAAGGTTTTGAACTTGTATTAAAGGAAAGATTAAAAGATTTTATTGTTGATAGAGCACTTGAAAAAGGTGTTGGAGCAAGAGGAATCGAGAGTGTTCTTTTAAAAGAACTGGAAAAAGTTGCCTTTGACATATTCGGAAAAAATAAAAAAGGTAAAGTGATAATTGATAGTGTCAAAGAAAATATAAAAACAAAAATTATATATAAAAAAGGAGAATAG